From one Sphingomonas xanthus genomic stretch:
- a CDS encoding DUF4238 domain-containing protein: protein MDRWRRGSALKHHYVPQFLLRRWSNANGKLYVFAMCNGRLVCSERAPEYTGFEHDLYAVIANAIGLSEDVLERKLFGPIDKNASKVLEKLEQHAPISEDEHIAWTFFLSSLRVRQPDVLDFLRTDGIARMKAFLAEFDQTTLPASSVTTEQWFAENLPGALEARSLTSWLPRMITHDEVTDAFAGLKWWFREFEPAEAKLLLADDPIYWDGGLRKAGFMIHLPIAPDRLFIGTRSEESETILSQMPAAELIRRVNRTTLASSVDRIWASTQDEARTFIEAHLDDIGKDARIFRSIAPWARSTAAPANGS from the coding sequence ATCGATCGCTGGCGACGAGGAAGCGCCCTGAAGCACCACTATGTCCCCCAATTCCTTTTGCGTCGGTGGTCCAACGCCAATGGCAAGCTTTATGTCTTTGCAATGTGCAACGGCCGACTTGTCTGTAGCGAACGTGCACCCGAATATACTGGGTTCGAGCATGACCTCTACGCGGTGATCGCCAACGCAATTGGGCTGTCCGAAGACGTTCTCGAGCGGAAGCTTTTTGGGCCGATCGACAAAAATGCCTCCAAAGTCCTAGAGAAGTTAGAGCAACATGCTCCGATAAGCGAAGACGAGCATATCGCTTGGACCTTTTTCCTAAGTTCGTTGCGCGTGCGGCAACCCGACGTCCTAGATTTCCTTCGCACGGACGGAATCGCGCGGATGAAGGCTTTCCTCGCCGAATTCGACCAGACTACGCTCCCAGCGAGCTCGGTCACAACAGAGCAGTGGTTTGCCGAGAATCTCCCCGGCGCCTTGGAAGCGAGGAGCCTCACCTCGTGGTTGCCACGGATGATCACGCATGACGAGGTAACTGATGCTTTCGCCGGCCTTAAATGGTGGTTTCGTGAATTCGAACCTGCAGAGGCCAAGCTGCTTCTGGCGGACGACCCGATCTATTGGGACGGCGGCTTGCGCAAGGCGGGCTTCATGATTCACCTCCCCATCGCACCTGACCGGCTGTTCATCGGCACGCGATCAGAAGAGAGCGAAACGATCCTTAGCCAAATGCCCGCCGCTGAACTGATCAGGCGGGTAAATCGCACGACGCTCGCATCTTCGGTCGATCGGATCTGGGCATCGACCCAAGACGAAGCGCGGACCTTCATCGAAGCCCATCTCGACGACATCGGAAAGGACGCCAGGATATTTCGGTCGATCGCACCCTGGGCGAGGTCGACGGCGGCCCCAGCGAATGGCAGCTAA